ATTTTTTTATTGTCGAGTAAAGTATAAAAATTTCGATTTTTTAAGCCAGTTATATCAACACTTAAGAATGATATGGCTTGTGAAAATGTGATTAAAAGAGAGCGTAGAGCAGCCACTTTTTTATGGGAAGCACTTTATTTAAAAGATTAAATTTCATACTATAAATTAATCAATTCCAATTACTTTGCTTCTACGCTCCATTAACACAGTATCATGCCAAATACCATTATTCATTTTTGCTATCTTTTCTCTAATTCCTATTTCTCTAAAACCACAGTTTTCATGAAGTTTAATACTTGCAACATTTTCTTTTATAATCCCTGATTGTAAAGTCCAGAAGTTATTTTCTTCAGATAGTTTTATCATGTCTATCAGAAGAGCATGACCTATTCCTAAACCTCTGTAATTCTCGCCTACATATATGCTGACCTCAGCAACGCCAGAATAAACACATCTGCTTGAAGTAGCACTTAGAGTAATAAAACCAAGTACTTTTTCATTTGATTTAGCAACTAGTCTACAAGATTTCACATGTCCATTATCCCAAGCTTCAAAAGTTGGTACTGAATTTTGGAAAGTAGCAATACCAGTATTGATGCCTTCTAGATAAATTTGTGAGACTTCGTCCCAGTCAGAATTTTTCATTTCTTCAATTGTATAATTCATAGTCTATTAACTCCTCCAATATAAAAAATATTTTATCAGTAAGAATGAACTAGTTATACATTTTTTAAATTTTCATCATTACAACAGTTAGATGTGTTTTCAGCCTTAGTAAGAGCCTCAATTATAATATTTAATCCATTAAAAACTGTTAAACGTTCTTCAGTAGATATTTGATTAAAAATATTCATAAATTTATCATCCATTTTACTTTCAATATCTCTAAAAAGAATTAAACCTTTATCCGTTAATTTAATATCTACACTTCGTCTATCTGTTTTTGACTGAGCTCTAAATACAAATTCTTTTTTTACAAGGCTGTCAACAGTTCTACTCATGGTACTTGTGTCTAAACCTATCAATATAGCTAAATCTTTTAAGGTAATACTCCCAATGCGTCCTATCTCAACTAAGGCATGGCATTGAGCTAAAGTAACTTCTAAACAACAACTGTCTTGCTTGTTTAATAAGCCAAGTTTTCGCTCTAATAATCTGATTAATTCTCTAAAATTTTTACTATTAATATCATTCAAAGATATCACTCCTTAGGTAAAT
The window above is part of the Clostridium saccharoperbutylacetonicum N1-4(HMT) genome. Proteins encoded here:
- a CDS encoding MarR family winged helix-turn-helix transcriptional regulator produces the protein MNDINSKNFRELIRLLERKLGLLNKQDSCCLEVTLAQCHALVEIGRIGSITLKDLAILIGLDTSTMSRTVDSLVKKEFVFRAQSKTDRRSVDIKLTDKGLILFRDIESKMDDKFMNIFNQISTEERLTVFNGLNIIIEALTKAENTSNCCNDENLKNV
- a CDS encoding GNAT family N-acetyltransferase → MNYTIEEMKNSDWDEVSQIYLEGINTGIATFQNSVPTFEAWDNGHVKSCRLVAKSNEKVLGFITLSATSSRCVYSGVAEVSIYVGENYRGLGIGHALLIDMIKLSEENNFWTLQSGIIKENVASIKLHENCGFREIGIREKIAKMNNGIWHDTVLMERRSKVIGID